The Streptococcus oralis DNA window TAAGAGTTGTTTTTGTCCGACAGACAGGGTAACTGTATCGTCCAAGACGGTATCGTAGCCGTCTGGTAAGGTCATGATAAAATGATGGATTCCCACAGCCTTACTAGCTTCCATCATTCGCTCATCGCTGATACCTGTCTGATTATAGATCAAATTCTCTCGAATCGTTCCTTCAAAGAGCCAGGTATCCTGCAAGACCATTGAAAAGGCATCGTGTACTTCCGAACGCTTCATATCCTTGGTATCCACACCATCGATGCGGATACTTCCCTTATCTATCTCATAGAACTTCATCAAAAGATTGACAATGGTTGTCTTACCAGCCCCAGTCGGTCCAACAATCGCGACCTTCTGACCTGCATGAGCTGTCGCAGAAAAGTCATGGATGATGGTGCGCTCTGGTGTATAGCCAAAGGACACGTGATCAAAAACCACTTCCCCTTTCATGTTGTTCAATTGTCTGTCCTTATGAGATTCATCTTGCATCTCTGCTTCAGCCAAAAATTCTAATACACGAGTCATGGCTGCACTCGCTTGTTGCAGGCTCGTAATCCCTTGGGCAATCTGTGACAGAGGTTGGGAGAAGGTCCGTACGTAAACCATAAAGGCTACAATAATCCCTATCGTGATATGCCCTTCTAGAGCAAGCGCGGCCCCAACGATGATGACCAAAACATAGCTAAAATTCCCAACAAAGAACATGGCTGGCATCATGATACCAGAGATAAACTGAGATTTCCAGATGCTGTCGTGCAAGTTCTGATTCAAACCTGCAAATTTCGCTTTAGAGGTGTCTACTGCGTTGTAGCTCGTTACAACATTGTGTCCCGAATACATTTCTTCTACATAACCATTGACGGCTGCTAGATTACTTTGTTGGGCTTTAAAATAACCCTGTGACTTAGCCATGATTACGGAAACCGCCGCAAAACCAACAAGGGTTGATACAACTGTTACCAATGCCAAAATCCAGTTCATCCCAAACATGGTCACCAAGACAGCAATCAACAAGAAACTAGCTGAAAGAACTGTCCCTAGACTTTGGTTGAGAGATTGCGCTGCTGTATCCACATCATTGGTCACACGAGATAGAGTGTCCCCTTGCGAATGACAGTCAAAATAGCCAAGGGGCAAACGATTGATCTTTTCAGCGATTGCTGTCCGCAAGCGTTTTGAAAAATGTTGGATACTTGTTGAAAAGATATAGGCCTGTGTATAGTTAAGGATAGCCCCAAGTACGTAGAGAATCACTAAAAAGCTAGCAATACTTGAAACAGCCTCTAGATCAATTCCCGTCATCAAACCATCTGAAATCAAGTTGGTAATTTCCTTACTCTTGGTCGGCCCATAAACCGTAATGATACTAGAACATACAGCTGCGATAACCGCTACGAGTAGGGGAAGTTGGAGGCCTGCCATATAAGGTTTGCACTGTTTCCAGACCGAAACTTTTTTATTTTCCATGTTCCAATTCCTCCTTCGATAGTTGTGAGTAGGCAATTTCTTGGTAGACTTCGTTGGTAGCTAGAAGTTCCTTGTGGGTGCCTTGTCCCACGACTTTTCCTTGATCCAAAACCAAGATCAGGTCGGCATCCATGATGGTAGAAATCCGTTGCGCTACGATGAGTTTGGTCATGGATTGTGTTTTTTGAGCAAGTTCTTGGCGCAAGATCCGGTCTGTCTTGTAGTCCAAGGCTGAGAAAGAGTCATCAAAGATGAGAATCTCTGGCTTACGAGCCAAGGCCCGGGCAATAGCCAAGCGTTGTCTTTGACCTCCTGAGAAGTTGGTTCCACCTTGAGCCACTTCTGATGCAAGACCTGCTTCCTTGTCCTCGATGAAGCTTCTAGACTGGGCCAATTCAAGAGCTTGCCACATAGCAGGTTCACTGAGAGGACTTTCTTGACTCTTACCAAAGTCTAAGTTTCCCTTAACATCTCCAGAAAAGAGCACAGCTTTTTGTGGAATATAGCCGACCTTATTACGCAGCTCTTCCAAGTTGTAATCTTGCACATCGACACCATCTACTAGGATTTGACCAGATGAGACATCATAAAAACGAGGTATTAGGTTGACTAGAGTAGATTTCCCAGATCCAGTTGATCCGATAAAAGCAACTGTTTGACCTGCTTCGGCTTTAAAAGTAACATGTTCCACAACTGCTTCTGAGTTTTGAGAGTAGCGGAAGGTTACGTCACGGAATTCAACTTGTCCTTGAACTGAAGGATCCGCTGTCTGTGCATGACTCGGATTCTCAATAGAAGGATGCAAATCCAAAACTTGGTTGATACGTCCTGCAGAAACCAAGGTACGAGGAAGAACGATAAAGAGTGCCCCCATGAGTAGGAATCCCATCACGACCTGCATGGCATAGGACATAAAGACCACCATATCACTAAAGAGTGGCAAACGGTCGGTCAAACTAGCATCGTTGATCAGATAGGCTCCAATCCAATAAATAGCTAAGGTCAAACCGCTGGAAATCGCCATCATAATAGGATTCATAATCGCCATCAAACGGTTGACAAAAAGGTTGAGACGTGTCACCTCATCGTTGGCTGCTTCAAATTTTTCATCTTGGTA harbors:
- a CDS encoding ABC transporter ATP-binding protein → MENKKVSVWKQCKPYMAGLQLPLLVAVIAAVCSSIITVYGPTKSKEITNLISDGLMTGIDLEAVSSIASFLVILYVLGAILNYTQAYIFSTSIQHFSKRLRTAIAEKINRLPLGYFDCHSQGDTLSRVTNDVDTAAQSLNQSLGTVLSASFLLIAVLVTMFGMNWILALVTVVSTLVGFAAVSVIMAKSQGYFKAQQSNLAAVNGYVEEMYSGHNVVTSYNAVDTSKAKFAGLNQNLHDSIWKSQFISGIMMPAMFFVGNFSYVLVIIVGAALALEGHITIGIIVAFMVYVRTFSQPLSQIAQGITSLQQASAAMTRVLEFLAEAEMQDESHKDRQLNNMKGEVVFDHVSFGYTPERTIIHDFSATAHAGQKVAIVGPTGAGKTTIVNLLMKFYEIDKGSIRIDGVDTKDMKRSEVHDAFSMVLQDTWLFEGTIRENLIYNQTGISDERMMEASKAVGIHHFIMTLPDGYDTVLDDTVTLSVGQKQLLTIARALLKDAPLLILDEATSSVDTRTEELIQKAMDRLMEGRTSFVIAHRLSTIRNADLILVMKDGNIIEQGNHEELMNQAGFYADLYNSQFTEDQAEE
- a CDS encoding ABC transporter ATP-binding protein; protein product: MKKLAKRITGKEWGMIVLTILFTCFSVYLELEVPTYISQITELLGTSGTQLGELWSPATKMIGLSLLAFFSSVMVGFFAARVAASYTTHLRTDVFHRVLDFSQTEIKRFSIPSLLTRTTNDITQVQMLFTMGLQVVTRGPIMAIWAIGKILGKSEYWLWAVVVAVIVNVLMTTVLMTLAFPKQSVIQKLTDKLNSITRESLTGIRVVRAYNAENYQDEKFEAANDEVTRLNLFVNRLMAIMNPIMMAISSGLTLAIYWIGAYLINDASLTDRLPLFSDMVVFMSYAMQVVMGFLLMGALFIVLPRTLVSAGRINQVLDLHPSIENPSHAQTADPSVQGQVEFRDVTFRYSQNSEAVVEHVTFKAEAGQTVAFIGSTGSGKSTLVNLIPRFYDVSSGQILVDGVDVQDYNLEELRNKVGYIPQKAVLFSGDVKGNLDFGKSQESPLSEPAMWQALELAQSRSFIEDKEAGLASEVAQGGTNFSGGQRQRLAIARALARKPEILIFDDSFSALDYKTDRILRQELAQKTQSMTKLIVAQRISTIMDADLILVLDQGKVVGQGTHKELLATNEVYQEIAYSQLSKEELEHGK